A genomic window from Punica granatum isolate Tunisia-2019 chromosome 2, ASM765513v2, whole genome shotgun sequence includes:
- the LOC116195434 gene encoding uncharacterized protein LOC116195434, whose protein sequence is MAGLMYHLFSSTSLLSLGLFHLVSSARSHLKSPQSYSARPYHPLPFNDHHHRPFVRNLQLYLLVFFLLVAAAIHAVSSSTYDPLLKGHSAVHRFTSLHSSAVLLLFLLLPLSILLSDSLPSLLPPFPPDLAFALASAAFYLLSSASSSSAAAQTSDLEAKCDSLSSLISALSSLLCLALAVNPKLFVADLGLGASVCLQGLWVLQTGLSLYVEAFIPEGCHRLLDVAKGVEGSTKCDLEESKLRATAILDLVFTIHVMFVVIIVLVIYAAVAKSVGVRRLGSYEPLPTIVDRDRETNSHIQMKSLTGTQA, encoded by the coding sequence ATGGCGGGTCTGATGTACCACCTCTTCTCCTCCACGTCCCTCCTCTCCCTCGGCCTCTTCCACCTCGTCTCCTCCGCCCGGTCCCACCTCAAATCCCCTCAGTCCTACTCCGCCCGCCCTTACCATCCCTTGCCCTTCAACGACCACCACCACCGCCCCTTCGTCCGCAACCTCCAGCTGTACCTTctcgtcttcttcctcctcgtcGCCGCCGCCATCCACGCTGTCTCCTCCTCCACCTACGACCCCCTCCTCAAGGGCCACTCCGCCGTCCACCGCTTCACCTCCCTCCACTCCTCCGCCGTCCtgctcctcttcctcctcctccccctctcCATCCTCCTCTCCGACTCCCTCCCCTCCCTTCTCCCCCCCTTCCCCCCCGATCTTGCCTTCGCCCTCGCCTCCGCTGCCTTCTACCTCCTGTCctccgcctcctcctcctccgccgctGCCCAGACCTCCGATCTCGAGGCCAAGTGCgactctctctcctccctcaTCTCCGCCCTCTCCTCCCTCCTCTGCCTCGCCCTCGCCGTTAACCCCAAGCTCTTCGTCGCCGATTTGGGCCTCGGCGCCTCCGTCTGTCTCCAGGGCCTCTGGGTACTCCAGACCGGGCTCTCCCTCTACGTCGAGGCCTTCATCCCTGAAGGCTGCCACCGGTTGCTCGACGTTGCCAAAGGGGTTGAAGGGTCCACCAAGTGCGACCTCGAAGAATCCAAGCTCAGGGCCACCGCGATATTGGATCTTGTTTTCACCATCCACGTCATGTTTGTTGTGATCATCGTGCTGGTGATCTACGCAGCCGTTGCGAAGAGTGTCGGAGTTCGGAGATTGGGATCGTATGAACCTCTGCCCACAATTGTCGACAGAGACAGGGAGACCAACAGCCACATTCAGATGAAGTCTTTGACTGGGACTCAGGCTTGA
- the LOC116193478 gene encoding DNA cross-link repair protein SNM1 isoform X1 produces the protein MRPAISPINGLLLAGDGDVEDETDCGGEWARAGMEDEDGLPSFRLLDSEDMGGSIDDVEDGGDGAESFSSSFYKSGTDWSRLRLEQEDGESKSLMFGIASANGGTSSDRKMKQTSLLHMWGLKRKEASDDSSPSLSAVKKRKEAASGETPGSSHSKRSKLFSMRTRMNNEASTTRPRACPFYKRIPGTPFTVDAFRYGSIEGCSAYFLTHFHADHYGGLSKGWSHGPIYCTPLTARLVRMCLSVNPSWIRTLEFNEERVIEGIKVTLLEANHCPGAALIHFRLSNGQCYLHTGDFRASKSMQAYPLLVKQRVNVLYLDTTYCNPKYKFPSREDVLNYVVRITKKQLMTQPRTLVVVGAYSIGKERVYLSISQALGVKIHATASRKRILQSFEWPELSNRICSNPTDTLLHVLPISSLRFESLSNYLKTYKDQYVALLAFRPTGWTFSEAVGNQLDLIRPTSKSNITIYGVPYSEHSSFTELREFVRFLRPEKIIPTVNVGNPSNREKMQSYFRQWLAER, from the exons ATGCGGCCAGCCATTTCACCGATCAACGGCCTCCTTCTCGCCGGCGACGGAGACGTTGAAGACGAAACCGATTGCGGCGGAGAGTGGGCTCGGGCCGGCATGGAGGACGAGGATGGTCTCCCTTCATTTCGGCTCCTCGACTCGGAAGACATGGGAGGCTCGATTGACGATGTCGAGGACGGTGGCGACGGAGCCGAGAGTTTTTCATCAAGCTTCTATAAGAGCGGGACAGATTGGTCTCGCCTGAGACTGGAGCAGGAGGATGGTGAAAGTAAGAGTCTGATGTTTGGAATTGCGAGTGCCAATGGTGGAACGTCGTCGGATAGGAAGATGAAGCAAACGAGTCTGCTCCATATGTGGGGATTGAAGAGAAAAGAGGCCAGTGATGATTCCTCGCCTTCGCTTTCTGCAGTGAAGAAGAGAAAGGAGGCGGCTTCGGGGGAGACCCCGGGGAGCAGCCATTCCAAAAGATCAAAGCTTTTCTCCATGAGAACGAGGATGAATAATGAAGCTTCAACGACTCGGCCTCGAGCTTGCCCCTTCTACAAGAGAATTCCAG GGACGCCGTTCACTGTGGATGCGTTCCGATATGGTAGCATTGAGGGTTGCTCAGCATATTTTCTGACCCATTTCCATGCTGATCACTATGGTGGCCTCAGCAAGGGATGGTCACATGGTCCCATCTACTGCACCCCTCTCACTGCTCGCCTAGTTAGAATGTGTCTCTCGGTCAATCCATC ATGGATACGTACTCTGGAGTTTAATGAAGAACGTGTGATCGAGGGAATAAAAGTAACTTTACTAGAAGCGAATCATTGCCCAGGTGCGGCTCTGATTCACTTCCGGCTCTCGAATGGACAGTGTTATCTGCATACTGGAGACTTTAGAGCTTCCAAATCTATGCAAGCGTATCCTCTCCTTGTAAAACAGCGAGTCAATGTCCTCTACCTGGATACAACATATTGCAATCCAAAATACAA GTTCCCTTCTAGAGAAGATGTATTAAATTATGTCGTTAGAATTACCAAGAAACAACTCATGACACAGCCCAGGACCCTTGTTGTTGTTGGTGCATATAGCATTGGAAAAGAACGGGTTTACCTCTCTATTTCACAGGCACTAGGG GTAAAAATTCACGCAACTGCATCACGGAAAAGAATTCTGCAGTCGTTTGAGTGGCCTGAACTTTCCAATAGGATTTGCTCTAATCCAACGGACACGTTGCTTCACGTTTTGCCCATATCCTCCTTGCGGTTTGAA AGCCTCAGTAATTATTTGAAGACATACAAGGATCAATATGTAGCACTTTTGGCCTTCCGTCCCACCG GATGGACCTTCTCTGAGGCTGTGGGCAACCAGTTGGATCTGATTAGACCTACCTCGAAAAGCAATATTACAATCTACG GGGTTCCTTATAGTGAGCACTCCAGCTTCACTGAATTGAGGGAGTTTGTTCGG TTCTTACGGCCAGAAAAGATAATTCCTACAGTGAATGTTGGGAATCCTTCAAATCGAGAAAAGATGCAATCGTACTTCCGCCAATGGCTGGCAGAGAGATGA
- the LOC116193478 gene encoding DNA cross-link repair protein SNM1 isoform X2 — MRPAISPINGLLLAGDGDVEDETDCGGEWARAGMEDEDGLPSFRLLDSEDMGGSIDDVEDGGDGAESFSSSFYKSGTDWSRLRLEQEDGESKSLMFGIASANGGTSSDRKMKQTSLLHMWGLKRKEASDDSSPSLSAVKKRKEAASGETPGSSHSKRSKLFSMRTRMNNEASTTRPRACPFYKRIPGTPFTVDAFRYGSIEGCSAYFLTHFHADHYGGLSKGWSHGPIYCTPLTARLVRMCLSVNPSWIRTLEFNEERVIEGIKVTLLEANHCPGAALIHFRLSNGQCYLHTGDFRASKSMQAYPLLVKQRVNVLYLDTTYCNPKYKFPSREDVLNYVVRITKKQLMTQPRTLVVVGAYSIGKERVYLSISQALGVKIHATASRKRILQSFEWPELSNRICSNPTDTLLHVLPISSLRFEVCNYLKTYKDQYVALLAFRPTGWTFSEAVGNQLDLIRPTSKSNITIYGVPYSEHSSFTELREFVRFLRPEKIIPTVNVGNPSNREKMQSYFRQWLAER, encoded by the exons ATGCGGCCAGCCATTTCACCGATCAACGGCCTCCTTCTCGCCGGCGACGGAGACGTTGAAGACGAAACCGATTGCGGCGGAGAGTGGGCTCGGGCCGGCATGGAGGACGAGGATGGTCTCCCTTCATTTCGGCTCCTCGACTCGGAAGACATGGGAGGCTCGATTGACGATGTCGAGGACGGTGGCGACGGAGCCGAGAGTTTTTCATCAAGCTTCTATAAGAGCGGGACAGATTGGTCTCGCCTGAGACTGGAGCAGGAGGATGGTGAAAGTAAGAGTCTGATGTTTGGAATTGCGAGTGCCAATGGTGGAACGTCGTCGGATAGGAAGATGAAGCAAACGAGTCTGCTCCATATGTGGGGATTGAAGAGAAAAGAGGCCAGTGATGATTCCTCGCCTTCGCTTTCTGCAGTGAAGAAGAGAAAGGAGGCGGCTTCGGGGGAGACCCCGGGGAGCAGCCATTCCAAAAGATCAAAGCTTTTCTCCATGAGAACGAGGATGAATAATGAAGCTTCAACGACTCGGCCTCGAGCTTGCCCCTTCTACAAGAGAATTCCAG GGACGCCGTTCACTGTGGATGCGTTCCGATATGGTAGCATTGAGGGTTGCTCAGCATATTTTCTGACCCATTTCCATGCTGATCACTATGGTGGCCTCAGCAAGGGATGGTCACATGGTCCCATCTACTGCACCCCTCTCACTGCTCGCCTAGTTAGAATGTGTCTCTCGGTCAATCCATC ATGGATACGTACTCTGGAGTTTAATGAAGAACGTGTGATCGAGGGAATAAAAGTAACTTTACTAGAAGCGAATCATTGCCCAGGTGCGGCTCTGATTCACTTCCGGCTCTCGAATGGACAGTGTTATCTGCATACTGGAGACTTTAGAGCTTCCAAATCTATGCAAGCGTATCCTCTCCTTGTAAAACAGCGAGTCAATGTCCTCTACCTGGATACAACATATTGCAATCCAAAATACAA GTTCCCTTCTAGAGAAGATGTATTAAATTATGTCGTTAGAATTACCAAGAAACAACTCATGACACAGCCCAGGACCCTTGTTGTTGTTGGTGCATATAGCATTGGAAAAGAACGGGTTTACCTCTCTATTTCACAGGCACTAGGG GTAAAAATTCACGCAACTGCATCACGGAAAAGAATTCTGCAGTCGTTTGAGTGGCCTGAACTTTCCAATAGGATTTGCTCTAATCCAACGGACACGTTGCTTCACGTTTTGCCCATATCCTCCTTGCGGTTTGAAGTTTG TAATTATTTGAAGACATACAAGGATCAATATGTAGCACTTTTGGCCTTCCGTCCCACCG GATGGACCTTCTCTGAGGCTGTGGGCAACCAGTTGGATCTGATTAGACCTACCTCGAAAAGCAATATTACAATCTACG GGGTTCCTTATAGTGAGCACTCCAGCTTCACTGAATTGAGGGAGTTTGTTCGG TTCTTACGGCCAGAAAAGATAATTCCTACAGTGAATGTTGGGAATCCTTCAAATCGAGAAAAGATGCAATCGTACTTCCGCCAATGGCTGGCAGAGAGATGA
- the LOC116195711 gene encoding probable magnesium transporter NIPA8: MGEWIIGAFINLFGSIAINFGTNLLKLGHNERERYSAQDLGGSNGKLPLKPIIHFQTWRVGIVFFLLGNCLNFISFGYAAQSLLAALGSIQFVSNIAFAYFVLNKMVSVNVLVATAFIVLGNIFLVAFGNHQSPVYTPEQLAEKYSNITFLLYCVILVLIVALHHTIYRRGELLLAVAGNELRPYWHMLLPFSYAVVSGAVGSCSVLFAKSLSNMLRLAMSSSYELHSWFTYSMLLLFLSTAGFWMTRLNEGLALFDAILIVPMFQIAWTFFSICTGFIYFQEYQVFDALRTTMFILGMLSVFVGISLLAPDEPRGGEVKDSSLVSVTSSSISGESERLVTSLGESQSKETRSFMQELSIKVTDLLVRAKSACSVSLGFSDDSINASAVLVMPMVSSKITGFRANGVDRSKILSMKNFGWSRISLDEEEAKILENSPRI; this comes from the exons ATGGGGGAGTGGATAATTGGAGCTTTCATAAACCTCTTTGGCAGCATTGCCATCAATTTTGGCACCAATCTCCTTAAATTAGGTCACAATGAG AGAGAGAGGTATTCTGCTCAAGATCTTGGTGGATCGAATGGAAAGCTCCCACTGAAGCCAATCATACACTTCCAGACATGGAGAGTTG GTATAGTGTTTTTCTTGCTAGGGAATTGCCTAAACTTCATTTCCTTCGGATATGCTGCCCAG TCGCTTCTCGCAGCTTTGGGATCTATTCAGTTCGTCTCCAACATTGCATTCGCTTACTTTGTGCTGAATAAGATGGTTTCCGTCAA CGTTCTGGTTGCGACAGCCTTTATTGTTCTTGGAAATATCTTTCTTGTTGCATTTGGGAATCACCAGTCACCAG tgtATACACCGGAGCAGTTGGCCGAGAAATACAGTAACATCACTTTCCTTCTTTACTGTGTGATTTTGGTGCTGATTGTTGCGCTTCATCACACGATTTACAG GAGAGGAGAACTTCTTCTAGCTGTTGCTGGCAATGAGCTTCGGCCTTACTGGCATATGTTGCTTCCCTTTTCATATGCTGTAGTATCAGGTGCTGTAGGATCATGCTCGGTTTTGTTTGCAAAATCTCT ATCAAATATGTTAAGACTAGCAATGTCAAGCAGCTATGAGTTGCATAGTTGGTTCACATACTCGATGCTTCTTTTGTTTCTCAGTACAGCCGGATTTTGG ATGACAAGGTTGAACGAAGGACTCGCGCTGTTCGATGCAATTCTTATCGTTCCCATGTTTCAGATTGCTTGGACTTTCTTCTCGATTTGTACAGGATTTATTTACTTTCAGGAATATCAG GTGTTTGATGCACTGCGGACGACGATGTTTATCCTTGGAATGTTGTCCGTGTTTGTTGGAATTTCTCTGTTGGCACCAGATGAGCCCAGAG GCGGTGAAGTCAAAGATTCTTCTTTGGTGTCTGTTACGTCTTCGAGCATTTCAGGCGAATCAGAGAG ATTGGTTACTTCTTTGGGAGAATCACAAAGCAAGGAAACGAGATCTTTCATGCAAGAATTGTCGATTAAGGTCACAGATTTACTAGTCCGAGCAAAG AGTGCTTGCTCAGTGTCACTCGGGTTCAGTGACGACTCGATTAATGCATCTGCTGTTCTTGTGATGCCCATGGTGTCCTCGAAGATCACAGGCTTCAGAGCCAACGGGGTGGATCGGTCCAAGATCCTCTCCATGAAGAACTTTGGCTGGAGCCGAATCTCGTTGGACGAGGAGGAGGCGAAGATTCTCGAGAATAGCCCGAGGATCTGA